The Vibrio crassostreae genomic interval TTTGTGCCTTTTAACGTGACGGTTCCGGGAGAGGATGTCGTTGGTGGCACGATCAGTGTTGGAGACTTGGTCGATATTTCAGTGTTGTCGGCACCTAAGCAAAACTTGGCCAATGATAAGAGAGTCGATGACATTCAACACCTGACTATGACTCCGCTGCTCGCTCTGGTTCCTGTTTTGGATATGGTCAGTCGACAGCGTTCGGTGAGTACTTTAAGCAGTGAAAAAGTGACCGAGGTGACCTTGGTACTACAAGTTACCAATAGACAGGTTGCTCAATTAACGATAGCCAAGCGCATTGCTGAGATTGAAGTGCATAAATCAATTGGTGAAGAGTTTTCGGACGACCTGGAAGCAGATTCAAGTGATGTGATCAGTTTGTCTGGTCAACGTGACGAGATACGCGAATATCGGTTTAAGTAGGGCGAATCATGATGACAAAACGAATATTAGCCTTTGCTGGGCTTTGGTTGCTATCGCCTCTAGTAGTCGCGGCTAGCTTAATCAACCTTGCTGAGGGGCAGGCTACAACCGTGAAGGTTACTGGTGATGTGGCTTCAGTCTTCATTTCTGACCAAAAGGTCGCGGACTATCAGGTGATAGATGAACACAAAATTGTGGTGTTTGGCCGTCATCTAGGAACTACGACTTTCATCGCTTTTGATCAACAAGGCAATGAACTGGTGAATCAGCAACTGGTTGTGAATCGCAGCTATACCGATATCGAGCAGCAGATAAAAATTCAGTATCCACAAGCCAAAGTGACTGTTTATGGCATTGGTGAAAACATCATCTTGAGTGGCCCTGTATCTTCCGAACTAGAGAAAGACAATATTTACCAGATGGTCGGTGAATTATTGGGAAAGGAAGAGGTTGAACAAAACTTCTCTTCTGAAAATGAAGCGCCAGTTGATGACTTAAGCATTGAGTTTATGACCAAGCGTCGCTATCGAGGGGTGGTGAATAACATTGAAGTGAACGCTACCAAGCAGGTCAATGTAAAGCTGACTATTGCTGAAGTATCTCACTCTTTTATCCAAGACTTCGGCATCAAAGTGGGCACTGCAGGTAATGCAGGAATGTTTGTTGATCAGCTTACCCATTTTAGTGCTAGCGATATTGTCTCTGTGATTTCTGCGGTGGGATCGGATCAGGTTGGTCAGATTCTAGCGGAGCCTAATCTATCGGTGATCTCTGGTGAGAAAGCGAGCTTTCTTGTCGGTGGAGAGTTACCGGTCGTGACCAGTAATGATGGTGGCACCAATGTGGACTATAAAGAGTTTGGTGTTCGATTGGAGTTGATGGCGAAGGTGCTAAGAGACGACAAAATTAAGCTAGCACTGACCCCTGAGGTGAGCTCTTTAGATGCTCAATACAGTAACGAACTCTACGATTTACCGGCTCTAAAGACTCGACGCGCACAAACGACGGTTGAGCTGGGGGATGGGCAAAGTTTTGTACTGGGTGGTTTGCTGAATAGTGAAGAGCGCGAATCGCTGACTCGAATCCCGTTTATTGGCGACATCCCAATTCTTGGTGCGTTATTCCGACACACAGGAACGGAACGTAATAAGACCGAGCTCGTAATAGTGGCGACGGTCAACTTAGTTCAACCCGTTAAAGCGAATCAGATCCAACTGCCGATAATGGAAAAAACGGGTACTTTGAAGCGCTTCTTAGCGCTAGACAGTGAATATGACAAAGCCGAACAGCGTTGGGCGAGCGAAATTTTATCTGCCGGAGGCTTTAAACAGTGAAACGTTATTTACTAGGAATGTTATGTGCCTTTGGCATCAACGGATGCGCTGACCATGTTGTTGAACCTGAAGGTACTTCTATCGAAGTGGTGCCGATTCACTATCAATTTAATGCACAGAGTCAGGATCACACTTTAGTTGAGCAGCGCTTTGAAGCCTTTATTCAGCGTTATCAATTAGAGGGCAGTACTGCTCAGTGGCAAATTATCGTGAATGGTTCATTACCTCAACCGCTAGTGTCAGTGCTGGATGAGGTACTTGCCAATAACCATATAGCTCTGTCACAGGTGGAGCATCAAGTTAACAACACATCAAATCGTTTTAGCGTGTCTGTGATTGCAACGGATATGCAGGTTCGTCTAGAGGTCTGTCAGCAACAAAAGGTCGGGCATTATGGGTATAGCAAACTTGGTTGCTATACCGACGGTAACCGCTGGCAATCAATGGTTAACCCTGAAAAATCACTGTAACTCCGTTTACTACAGCTCCTTGAATAAGTTTTAGGTTTACGAATATGTTTAATTTAGTCGATAAGTTGAGTGCTAAGGATGAGCAAACTCCTCAAGTAGATAACCATTGTGCCGTGCTGTTTCAGAGCGAAGATTGCCGAGCTCATTTATACAAAGCCTTTCGTTTTGAAGGCCTGCCTGAGCCTGTCGCTTTTGAAAACCAACCGGCAAGTGCTTTAAAGCTGGCTGAATTCGTGAATTTAAAAGTGGTGATGATTGATCTCAACGATAGCGACAATGTGGTTCGAGATGCTCAGCAGATCGCCTTACAACTTCCGACACACTTGTCGGTTGTGGTTATTGGTAGTGAAGATGCGATCACGACTATTCGTGCTTTAAAGGACTTAGGTTTCTACTATCTATTTTGGCCTGCCAGCGAAGTCGAGGTGACCGATTTTTACCGAAGTGTTTTGCACAATCATATGCAGCGTCAAGGTGTGGCTCGAAACCGTAAGGCTAAGCAAATTGCTTTTGTTGGGGTGAAAGGCGGAGTGGGCACCTCATTGATTGCGAGTGAAGTTTCTCGTTGTTTAGCCAAGCAGCACTCACTACCAACTTTGTTGGTTGACCACACCTATACCGGCAGCAACCTAGACGTAATGCTCGGTTTGAAAAAATTCCAAAAGCGTAACGTACAAAAAGGGACGTTAGTTTCTGCGGTTGATACGGCTTTGGCTTCGAATTTGGTGCAGAGCTTAGAGAACAATCTTTCTATTTTGGCGGTCGAGTCCCAAGACTTCAGTCGTGGCGAATTGCATGAATACACTCAAGCACTGACTAAGCAAGTAGAGCAGAACAGTTCATTCATCATTGAAGACTATTCGCACAGTGCGCTGACCCAACAAGAGTTGTCTCGAGCACTGGCTGATGTTGATTCATTAGTTTTGGTATTTGATGGGCTTTGTTGCGTAATTATATTTAAAGATAGAGCTACCCCGTTTCGGGTATTTCTTAGTCAATACGACAAGTTTCAGGCATCCCTAACCCAGTGAGCTTGTTCAACGCTTTTATCATCGCGTAAGTCTCACCCACCTGCGCATTGTAATTTCTTAAGCTCAATCGTCCTCCTAGTAACTGTTTAACTCGATACATCGCGGTTTCTGAGAGTGAACGTCTGTGGTATCCATACCGCTCTTTCCAATACTTATTTGAGCCGTATAACTTCTGGCAACCCACTGCGAGATTTCGAGGATGACCGCGCTCCCAGAAGGCTGCCCCTTCTCTTGGGGGAATAAGCGCAACGGCTCGCTTAATCTTAATAGCAGCGTGACACGCTCTCGTGTCGTAAGCGCCATCACCAGACACCTCAAGGATACTTCGGCGTGTTTGTTTCAGTAAATTCGGGAGGACCTCTCCATCTGTAACCGTCGATAAACTTAGCTCGGCTGCAATGATCTCGTGAGTGCTTGTATCGACTGCAATATGCAGCTTTCGCCAAACTCTCCGCTTGCCATCTGCCCCGTGTTTTTTGACTTTCCATTCACCTTCGCCATAAACCTTAAGGCCAGTCGCATCAATGGCTAAGTGCTGTATCGCTCCTCTCGTTTTACTCTTAAATGAGACCTCAACTTGCTTGGCTCTACGACTGATGCAGGTGTAATGTGGACAACTCAATGGAACATGGGCAAGTCTAAATACCGAGTCGATAAATCCTTGCAGCGCTCTCAGTGGCATAGAAAAAACTCGTTTTACCATGAGCGCTGTCGTGATAGCTAAGTCACTGAATCGACGTGGTCTCCCGCGCTTATTCTGTTTGCTTTGCGCCCACCCGCTTATCGCCTCTTCATCAATCCAAAAGGTCAGAGAGCCTCGATTAATGAGTGATTGGTTGTATTGCTTCCAGTTGGTTGTTTTGTAAAGAGGTTTAGGCATGAGGCTACGAGAGATAGTGGATGTAACTGATCAGATCGTAGGCTCTGGATTTAGTTCCATTGAATTACGCAACAAAGCCTATTTGATGCTACCGTTTCATCGTTGAGAGAGCTCAATCGAATTGTTGGCAGTGTACAAGCTGAATTGCCAACAATGACCATAGTGACGGTAATGAATCACACTCGTCCGAGTAATGCCGCCTCGGTATCAAAAGCCGATGTTGAGAAGCACTTTGGACAAGCCGCTAATTGCCACGTTGAGTTCGATCACAAGGCCAATCAATACCTTCTTCAGGGCGAATTGATCACTGAAACTCGATCTGAGATGCAATTGGGTTTAACGCAGTTGGTGGCGATACTTCTTGGTGAGCAAGTCGTCCAGAAAAGCAAAACGTCATGGCTCTCTTGGCTTAAGAGGTAGTTCGCATGCAACAGTCAAAACAAGTCTATCTTCAACTTCGTCAGCAAATATTTGAAGCTTTGGACGCGAGTGCAATTGAGTCTTTATCCACTCAAGAGTTAGAGAAGCAGCTGAGCCACGCCATTGAGGTGTTGGTTAATCGTGAACAGCTTCCTGTTTCAACATTGGCTAAGCAAGAGTATGTCACCAGTTTAATCAATGAGCTCGTTGGTTTAGGGCCACTTCAAGTGCTGATGGATGACGACAGCATCAGCGATATTATGATCAATGGCCATCAACAGGTCTTTATTGAACGCAATGGTTTGGTAGAGCGTGCACAGGTGCAGTTTATTGATGAACAACAGTTAATCGAGATTGCTAAGCGCATTGCAAGTCGAGTAGGGCGTCGTATTGATGAGTCTTCACCAACATGTGATGCCCGCTTGGAAGATGGCAGTCGCGTTAATATCGTGATCGCGCCGATTGCTCTTGATGGAACCTTGATTTCTATTCGTAAGTTTCGCCATCAAGCGATTAACTTGGACAAGTTAACGGAGCTAGGAGCGCTTAGTGAAGAGATGGCGCAACTATTGGCATTGGCTGCTCGTTGTCGCTTGAATATCTTAAT includes:
- a CDS encoding IS5 family transposase, with product MPKPLYKTTNWKQYNQSLINRGSLTFWIDEEAISGWAQSKQNKRGRPRRFSDLAITTALMVKRVFSMPLRALQGFIDSVFRLAHVPLSCPHYTCISRRAKQVEVSFKSKTRGAIQHLAIDATGLKVYGEGEWKVKKHGADGKRRVWRKLHIAVDTSTHEIIAAELSLSTVTDGEVLPNLLKQTRRSILEVSGDGAYDTRACHAAIKIKRAVALIPPREGAAFWERGHPRNLAVGCQKLYGSNKYWKERYGYHRRSLSETAMYRVKQLLGGRLSLRNYNAQVGETYAMIKALNKLTGLGMPETCRID
- a CDS encoding type II and III secretion system protein family protein translates to MMTKRILAFAGLWLLSPLVVAASLINLAEGQATTVKVTGDVASVFISDQKVADYQVIDEHKIVVFGRHLGTTTFIAFDQQGNELVNQQLVVNRSYTDIEQQIKIQYPQAKVTVYGIGENIILSGPVSSELEKDNIYQMVGELLGKEEVEQNFSSENEAPVDDLSIEFMTKRRYRGVVNNIEVNATKQVNVKLTIAEVSHSFIQDFGIKVGTAGNAGMFVDQLTHFSASDIVSVISAVGSDQVGQILAEPNLSVISGEKASFLVGGELPVVTSNDGGTNVDYKEFGVRLELMAKVLRDDKIKLALTPEVSSLDAQYSNELYDLPALKTRRAQTTVELGDGQSFVLGGLLNSEERESLTRIPFIGDIPILGALFRHTGTERNKTELVIVATVNLVQPVKANQIQLPIMEKTGTLKRFLALDSEYDKAEQRWASEILSAGGFKQ
- a CDS encoding ParA family protein — encoded protein: MFNLVDKLSAKDEQTPQVDNHCAVLFQSEDCRAHLYKAFRFEGLPEPVAFENQPASALKLAEFVNLKVVMIDLNDSDNVVRDAQQIALQLPTHLSVVVIGSEDAITTIRALKDLGFYYLFWPASEVEVTDFYRSVLHNHMQRQGVARNRKAKQIAFVGVKGGVGTSLIASEVSRCLAKQHSLPTLLVDHTYTGSNLDVMLGLKKFQKRNVQKGTLVSAVDTALASNLVQSLENNLSILAVESQDFSRGELHEYTQALTKQVEQNSSFIIEDYSHSALTQQELSRALADVDSLVLVFDGLCCVIIFKDRATPFRVFLSQYDKFQASLTQ
- a CDS encoding RcpC/CpaB family pilus assembly protein, which translates into the protein MNSKIILGLAVVAISIGLYGVTQTPSTKEFPTQSVNQVEPKILAWQLKRNVVQGDKLARRDFEAVYLTRQQAGSHGLTEDTRFNWQQSLFAKQALQQGGIVTPELLTSPGQADYLNTVIEPGFVPFNVTVPGEDVVGGTISVGDLVDISVLSAPKQNLANDKRVDDIQHLTMTPLLALVPVLDMVSRQRSVSTLSSEKVTEVTLVLQVTNRQVAQLTIAKRIAEIEVHKSIGEEFSDDLEADSSDVISLSGQRDEIREYRFK